From the genome of Caloranaerobacter sp. TR13, one region includes:
- a CDS encoding ATP-binding cassette domain-containing protein has protein sequence MEFITVKGLKKEYIVYEKKSLFRRNKRKIEALKGIDFTVKKGEFLGYIGPNGAGKSTTIKILTGIMTPSEGTVNVGKYIPYKDRKKYVKNIGVVFGQKTQMWWDLPVIDTYELLKGIYKIDEKKYKKQLEYLVEKLFLKDILKHPVRQLSLGQRMRAELGACMIHDPDILFLDEPTIGLDVVSKHKVVNFLKEINGRGKTIFLTTHDMKDIEKLCNEMLVLNHGKIVYKGKVEELKTITDLPIRVITELELNDRSTLLNQLLSQYHGDYDTVKKQLIFNLKSKKEVSEIAKVLFNNFDIKDFKVEEPSIEEIIKIIYTN, from the coding sequence ATGGAATTTATTACAGTAAAGGGCTTGAAAAAAGAATACATCGTGTATGAAAAGAAAAGCCTTTTTAGAAGAAATAAAAGAAAAATTGAAGCTCTTAAAGGAATTGACTTCACTGTTAAAAAAGGTGAATTTCTAGGTTATATCGGTCCCAATGGAGCTGGTAAATCTACAACCATAAAAATACTTACAGGAATCATGACTCCAAGTGAAGGAACAGTAAATGTAGGAAAATATATACCCTATAAAGATAGAAAAAAATATGTAAAAAACATTGGTGTAGTATTTGGTCAAAAAACTCAGATGTGGTGGGATCTGCCTGTAATAGATACTTATGAACTTCTAAAAGGTATTTACAAAATTGATGAAAAAAAATATAAAAAACAATTAGAGTATCTTGTAGAAAAATTATTTCTCAAAGACATTCTAAAACACCCTGTAAGACAGCTTAGTCTCGGTCAAAGAATGAGAGCTGAATTGGGTGCCTGTATGATTCATGATCCTGACATACTTTTTCTTGATGAACCGACTATAGGCTTAGATGTGGTATCTAAACATAAAGTAGTAAATTTTCTTAAAGAAATTAATGGGCGAGGAAAAACCATATTTTTAACAACACATGATATGAAAGATATAGAAAAATTATGCAATGAAATGTTAGTTCTTAATCATGGAAAAATTGTATATAAAGGTAAAGTAGAAGAATTGAAGACAATAACAGATTTGCCTATAAGAGTTATAACAGAACTTGAACTCAACGATAGAAGTACACTACTAAATCAGTTATTATCTCAATATCATGGCGATTATGATACTGTAAAAAAACAACTTATATTTAACTTAAAGAGTAAAAAAGAAGTTTCTGAAATAGCAAAGGTACTTTTCAACAACTTTGATATTAAAGATTTTAAAGTCGAAGAACCTAGCATAGAGGAAATAATAAAAATAATATATACAAACTAA
- a CDS encoding sulfite exporter TauE/SafE family protein has protein sequence MINGFYIIIGLIVIFSAGFIQGITSFGFSLLTLPILGTFIPLKTIVPMMVIYSLIMNSMILYKIRKHVNIKKIYLLIISAVIATPIGANLLINLNENILKLIVGIIVSISAVSFHFGYKININNEKLAYILVGILSGLLNGSVSLSGPPVILFLTNQGVSKQNFRATLTAYFWILNIMTIITFLYKKLITYEVLKLTGYLLPTLIIGVTIGIKLGNKVKEKMFKKLTTILIILMGILSIISGIR, from the coding sequence ATGATAAATGGATTTTATATTATTATTGGACTTATAGTAATATTTTCAGCAGGGTTTATACAGGGAATAACTAGTTTTGGATTTTCTCTACTCACTTTACCTATTCTAGGTACATTTATACCTCTTAAAACAATTGTTCCGATGATGGTAATATATAGCCTAATAATGAATTCTATGATTCTTTATAAAATAAGAAAGCATGTAAATATAAAGAAAATATATTTATTAATTATATCTGCAGTCATAGCTACTCCAATAGGAGCTAACTTATTAATAAACTTAAATGAAAACATATTAAAGCTAATAGTAGGTATAATTGTTTCTATATCTGCCGTTTCTTTTCACTTTGGATATAAAATTAATATTAATAACGAAAAGCTTGCATATATACTAGTAGGTATCTTGAGTGGATTATTAAATGGCAGTGTCAGCTTAAGTGGTCCTCCAGTAATACTCTTTTTAACTAACCAAGGCGTTTCCAAGCAAAATTTTAGAGCTACCTTAACAGCATATTTCTGGATACTTAATATAATGACTATAATAACCTTTTTATATAAAAAACTTATTACATATGAGGTTTTAAAACTTACAGGTTATCTATTGCCTACACTAATTATTGGTGTCACGATAGGTATTAAGTTAGGAAATAAAGTTAAAGAAAAGATGTTTAAAAAATTAACTACGATTTTAATAATTTTAATGGGAATATTATCAATTATTTCTGGAATTAGATAG
- a CDS encoding sigma-70 family RNA polymerase sigma factor: MNIYLVYQKYNKEFIAYAKSITRNSDIAFDFVQEAYVSALEREEMFNDMNEYQIKGWFFTTIKNKNIDFIRKQNKILLYENCILNNVLSKESQDLESQIVFDNLIQKLPQKNKEVLVLKYKMLLNSSEIGEILGISSSTVRSRLSASLKMLKSKI; the protein is encoded by the coding sequence GTGAATATTTATTTAGTTTATCAAAAATATAACAAGGAGTTTATTGCATATGCAAAATCTATAACAAGAAATAGCGATATAGCTTTTGATTTTGTACAAGAAGCATATGTAAGTGCACTAGAAAGAGAAGAAATGTTTAATGATATGAATGAATATCAAATAAAGGGATGGTTTTTTACTACAATAAAAAACAAAAACATTGATTTTATACGGAAACAAAACAAGATACTACTGTATGAAAATTGTATATTAAACAATGTATTATCTAAGGAGAGTCAAGATCTTGAGTCTCAAATTGTTTTTGATAATTTAATTCAAAAATTACCTCAAAAGAATAAAGAAGTTTTAGTGCTTAAGTACAAGATGTTATTAAATAGTAGTGAAATAGGAGAGATACTCGGAATATCGTCTTCTACTGTGAGATCTCGATTAAGTGCTTCGTTAAAAATGCTAAAAAGCAAAATTTAA
- a CDS encoding ABC transporter permease: MRLFLTLFKASFKSQAQYKFDFFVSIIGNILGLLADFIIVAFILMRFKNIDGWQLHEVALIYSIIEFGFGIYRFIGDGFNNFELLILTGKFDTLLIRPASALLQVMLQKIDFKRLGMVMQAAVVGIWGIQKCTFVNNSFYLYLPLLLLASVLINMQVSIVLAAAAFWTGKNEDIIILGHYSTRSAARYPATIYHNIFSYILTFIIPFFSVSYYPLLYYTGKSNNIFYLLAPFLGVAAMTPISYFIWNLGIKRYSSTGT, from the coding sequence ATGAGACTTTTTTTAACACTCTTTAAGGCTTCTTTTAAGAGTCAAGCACAATATAAGTTTGATTTTTTTGTTAGTATTATAGGAAATATCTTGGGACTTCTTGCAGATTTCATTATAGTTGCATTTATATTGATGCGTTTTAAAAATATTGATGGCTGGCAGCTTCATGAGGTTGCTTTAATATATTCGATTATTGAATTTGGTTTTGGGATATATAGATTTATCGGCGATGGATTCAACAATTTTGAACTATTAATTCTTACAGGCAAGTTTGATACATTGCTAATCAGACCTGCTTCTGCACTCCTACAAGTAATGCTTCAGAAAATCGATTTTAAGAGGCTTGGTATGGTAATGCAGGCTGCAGTGGTAGGAATTTGGGGTATTCAAAAATGCACCTTTGTAAACAACAGCTTTTATTTATATTTACCTTTGCTGTTACTAGCTTCTGTTTTAATTAATATGCAAGTAAGCATTGTCCTTGCTGCAGCAGCCTTTTGGACAGGAAAAAATGAAGATATCATAATACTAGGGCATTACTCTACACGATCAGCAGCTAGGTATCCTGCAACAATTTACCATAATATATTCAGCTATATTTTAACCTTTATCATTCCATTCTTTTCAGTAAGTTATTATCCCCTTTTATATTACACAGGAAAGTCAAATAACATCTTTTATTTATTGGCTCCTTTTTTGGGAGTAGCAGCAATGACTCCAATATCATATTTTATCTGGAATTTAGGTATTAAAAGATATTCGAGTACAGGAACTTAG
- a CDS encoding aminotransferase class III-fold pyridoxal phosphate-dependent enzyme: protein MQTKAHKKTWRNNHYDIKPDIITLGKSLGNGYPISAVVISKEIANLVEMKNFGRDIGEFL, encoded by the coding sequence ATACAAACTAAAGCTCATAAAAAAACATGGAGGAATAATCATTATGATATTAAGCCAGATATCATCACATTAGGCAAATCTCTCGGCAATGGCTATCCAATCAGTGCTGTAGTTATAAGTAAAGAAATAGCTAATCTAGTTGAAATGAAAAATTTCGGTAGAGATATTGGAGAATTTTTATGA
- the rlmH gene encoding 23S rRNA (pseudouridine(1915)-N(3))-methyltransferase RlmH — MNITIISVGKIKEKYLNDGIKEFSKRLSKYCKLKLIEVSDEKAPENLSEAEMEIVKKKEGERILSKLNESSYIITLCIDGKSLSSEEFSKKLDSLALSGNSNITFIIGGSLGLSQEVINKSHFKLSFSKMTFPHQLMKLILLEQVYRAFRISRGQPYHK; from the coding sequence ATGAATATAACGATAATTTCAGTAGGGAAAATCAAAGAAAAATATTTAAATGATGGTATAAAAGAGTTTTCAAAAAGGTTATCTAAGTACTGCAAACTAAAATTAATTGAAGTTAGTGATGAGAAAGCACCAGAAAATTTAAGTGAAGCTGAAATGGAAATTGTGAAGAAAAAAGAAGGTGAAAGAATATTAAGCAAATTGAATGAAAGCTCTTATATTATAACCTTATGTATTGATGGTAAAAGTTTATCTTCAGAGGAATTTTCAAAGAAACTTGATAGTTTGGCCTTATCAGGAAACAGTAATATAACTTTTATAATAGGTGGTTCTTTAGGATTATCACAGGAAGTTATAAATAAAAGTCACTTCAAATTATCTTTTTCAAAAATGACATTCCCTCATCAACTGATGAAATTAATTTTATTAGAGCAAGTTTATAGAGCTTTTAGAATAAGTAGGGGCCAGCCGTATCATAAATAA
- a CDS encoding HNH endonuclease, whose protein sequence is MKPGNKDKLYIYQRDLKRCFYCGKKLKFHQITLDHYFPVSKGGTNDIFNLVTCCKRCNKLKGDFLPDNYERVILQLFLVAVEDDKIIGSGLNIDNKKLKEELLKVDRIESITDKFIFQSDSMRFYIKNNYVIKVVYIGGFK, encoded by the coding sequence GTGAAGCCTGGTAATAAGGACAAGCTGTATATTTATCAAAGAGATTTAAAAAGATGTTTTTACTGTGGGAAAAAACTTAAATTCCATCAGATTACATTAGATCATTATTTTCCTGTGAGTAAAGGTGGAACTAATGATATTTTTAATTTAGTAACTTGCTGTAAAAGGTGTAATAAACTAAAAGGAGACTTTTTGCCAGATAATTATGAAAGAGTAATTTTACAACTTTTTTTAGTAGCTGTAGAGGATGATAAGATTATAGGAAGTGGTTTGAATATAGATAATAAAAAGCTGAAAGAGGAATTATTAAAAGTTGATAGGATAGAAAGTATTACAGATAAATTTATATTCCAGAGTGATAGTATGCGATTTTATATAAAGAATAATTACGTAATTAAAGTAGTTTATATAGGAGGATTTAAATGA